From Paracoccus aminovorans, one genomic window encodes:
- the cobI gene encoding precorrin-2 C(20)-methyltransferase, which produces MGKIVCAGLGPGDPDLISVRADRAIRGAAQIAYFRKKGRAGQARRIVAEMLAPGVVEHAMEYPVTTEIPFASPEYNRLLSAFYDDWTRRLAELARASDVVVLCEGDPLFYGSFMHLHARLQGVVEVEVIPGIPGMTGCWNAIGQPMTWGDDAMTVLMGTLSEPELTRHMQAAEALVVMKTGRNLPKIARALTAAGRLADAWLVERGTMPNQRVTPLAQADLEACPYFATVLVHGNGRRPIADSAADAAE; this is translated from the coding sequence ATGGGCAAGATCGTCTGCGCGGGCCTGGGCCCCGGCGACCCCGACCTGATCTCGGTCCGCGCCGACCGCGCCATTCGCGGCGCCGCCCAGATCGCCTATTTCCGCAAGAAGGGCCGCGCCGGCCAGGCCCGCCGCATCGTGGCCGAAATGCTGGCCCCCGGCGTGGTCGAGCATGCGATGGAATATCCGGTCACCACCGAGATCCCCTTCGCCAGCCCGGAATACAACCGCCTGCTGTCCGCCTTCTACGACGACTGGACCCGGCGGCTGGCGGAACTGGCCCGCGCCTCGGACGTGGTGGTGCTGTGCGAGGGCGACCCGCTGTTCTACGGCTCGTTCATGCATCTGCACGCCCGGCTGCAAGGCGTCGTCGAGGTCGAAGTGATCCCCGGCATCCCCGGCATGACCGGTTGCTGGAACGCCATCGGCCAGCCGATGACCTGGGGCGACGACGCCATGACCGTGCTGATGGGCACGCTCTCCGAACCCGAGTTGACCCGCCACATGCAGGCCGCCGAGGCGCTGGTGGTGATGAAGACCGGCCGCAACCTGCCCAAGATCGCCCGCGCCCTGACCGCCGCCGGCCGCCTGGCCGACGCCTGGCTGGTCGAGCGCGGCACCATGCCGAACCAGCGCGTGACGCCGCTGGCGCAGGCCGACCTGGAGGCCTGCCCCTATTTCGCCACCGTCCTGGTGCATGGCAACGGCCGCCGCCCGATCGCCGATTCCGCGGCGGATGCGGCGGAATGA